The following are from one region of the Candidatus Krumholzibacteriia bacterium genome:
- a CDS encoding outer membrane beta-barrel protein: MHRFKVLFAIGALGALCVANSASAGSHPHDRNGFMIGFGVGGGNAGIEDGDDREWGGVGNFRIGYALRPDLVLHYEGSAWLRTFDTVFGDFTWTFSTHTAAISYFPGNSGVLLRGGVGFGVVSVELDSGSATTESDETGFGFLLAAGYEWRLSRKFALGPHVEFDYQAFGEDLAWSDQLSGVLDFNWYW, translated from the coding sequence GTGCACAGGTTCAAGGTCTTGTTCGCCATCGGGGCTCTTGGTGCCCTGTGTGTCGCGAACTCTGCAAGCGCCGGAAGCCATCCCCATGACCGCAACGGCTTCATGATCGGATTCGGCGTCGGTGGCGGCAACGCCGGGATCGAAGACGGGGACGACCGGGAGTGGGGCGGGGTGGGAAACTTCCGCATCGGTTACGCGCTGCGGCCGGATCTCGTGTTGCACTATGAAGGCAGCGCTTGGCTGCGGACCTTCGATACCGTTTTCGGCGACTTCACCTGGACGTTTTCGACCCACACGGCCGCCATCTCGTACTTCCCGGGGAATAGCGGCGTGCTCCTGCGCGGCGGCGTCGGGTTCGGGGTCGTGAGCGTCGAGCTCGACAGCGGGAGCGCCACCACGGAGAGCGACGAGACGGGATTCGGTTTCCTCCTCGCCGCCGGCTACGAGTGGCGCCTCAGCCGCAAGTTCGCCCTCGGGCCCCACGTCGAGTTCGACTACCAAGCGTTCGGCGAGGACCTCGCGTGGTCGGATCAGCTGAGCGGCGTTCTCGACTTCAACTGGTACTGGTGA